In Zingiber officinale cultivar Zhangliang chromosome 8B, Zo_v1.1, whole genome shotgun sequence, a single genomic region encodes these proteins:
- the LOC122013358 gene encoding uncharacterized protein LOC122013358 encodes MDGEEDCDLRPDHHFRGLEPESTGGGTSIHITALDGIVNVNSLFTLAVFIGLAWNPSRYPDGGLPDSDCVASNRVAEDLVSFHVFSFSAFLFSSLVALCLKQAIRIVRPHGRTARVNKALLRGGILSSAVGSVLGCGFLTLALVNMVQIKLGRLDCSGAAVGAIVPIVTLIPIAMLIYSGIVFYAFTRRSHHGRR; translated from the coding sequence ATGGACGGAGAAGAAGACTGCGATCTCCGGCCAGACCATCACTTCCGAGGCCTCGAGCCGGAATCCACCGGCGGAGGCACCAGCATCCACATCACGGCCCTCGACGGCATCGTCAACGTCAACTCCCTCTTCACCCTCGCCGTCTTCATCGGCCTCGCCTGGAACCCGTCCCGCTACCCCGACGGCGGACTCCCTGACTCCGACTGCGTAGCCAGCAACCGCGTCGCCGAGGACCTCGTCTCCTTCCACGTCTTCTCCTTCTCCGCCTTCCTCTTCTCCAGCCTCGTCGCCCTCTGCCTCAAGCAGGCGATCCGGATAGTGCGCCCTCACGGGCGCACCGCCAGGGTTAACAAGGCTTTGCTCCGCGGCGGGATCCTCTCTTCCGCAGTCGGATCCGTGCTCGGGTGCGGCTTCCTTACCCTCGCCCTCGTCAACATGGTCCAGATCAAGCTCGGCCGCCTCGATTGCAGCGGCGCCGCCGTGGGAGCCATCGTCCCCATCGTGACACTCATACCGATCGCAATGCTCATCTACTCCGGTATCGTCTTCTACGCCTTCACTCGCAGATCTCATCACGGCCGGCGTTAG